From Flavipsychrobacter sp., a single genomic window includes:
- a CDS encoding glycosyltransferase produces MVKRIALIGNLNNNFFAITRLLRDNGYDAHLFFRSGQDHFHPKADTYDLSYVNYCHEVNWLDKGFHNVDKENVLEDVKGFDFYIGQGDEAATAYYAGINMDVYYPYGSDVFKYAHLKQEYSFRDKLLSQIRMGKKTITYKQMQRGTLAKYTKGVIVNSREIFSSYWDDIWEERFDALNCGDKRRYVSMPFLYATEYEQLHDTHFQADAHWKSYVDTLRNKYKFIVLYHGRQEWNASPVTAKKSHHLILGFASFLKNNPSASACLVLIDYGQDVQRSRALIAEKGIEDHVVWLPKMYRKDIMYLLKNVDIGSGEFTRSFLTFGTIIEAMFMKKPVLNYRVDELYTQEYDELYPTYAVKEPEEIEVALSDAYSNPQKLKAMGLECYEWVRKYFIAKPIEELIKAIER; encoded by the coding sequence ATGGTTAAAAGAATAGCCTTAATAGGAAACTTAAACAATAACTTTTTTGCAATAACGAGGTTGTTGAGAGATAATGGCTATGATGCTCACTTGTTTTTTAGAAGTGGGCAAGACCATTTTCACCCAAAGGCTGACACGTATGACCTGAGCTATGTTAACTATTGTCATGAGGTTAATTGGCTAGATAAAGGGTTTCATAATGTAGATAAAGAGAACGTTTTGGAGGATGTAAAAGGTTTTGACTTTTACATAGGACAAGGTGATGAGGCAGCGACAGCATATTACGCAGGTATAAATATGGATGTGTATTACCCTTATGGGTCTGATGTTTTTAAATATGCACACCTAAAACAAGAGTATAGCTTTAGAGATAAGTTGTTGTCGCAAATAAGAATGGGTAAAAAGACCATTACTTATAAGCAAATGCAGCGGGGTACGTTAGCAAAATATACTAAGGGGGTAATTGTAAATTCGCGTGAAATATTTAGCAGCTACTGGGATGATATATGGGAAGAACGATTTGATGCACTTAATTGTGGCGATAAAAGAAGGTATGTCTCTATGCCTTTTTTATATGCTACTGAATATGAGCAATTACACGATACTCATTTTCAGGCAGATGCCCATTGGAAGAGCTATGTTGATACGTTGAGAAACAAGTATAAGTTTATAGTGCTTTATCATGGAAGACAAGAGTGGAACGCTAGTCCTGTAACAGCTAAAAAGTCTCATCATTTAATACTAGGGTTTGCCTCTTTTTTGAAAAATAATCCAAGCGCCAGTGCATGCTTGGTATTGATAGACTATGGGCAGGACGTTCAGCGATCGAGAGCACTGATCGCAGAAAAAGGTATAGAAGATCATGTAGTATGGCTGCCTAAGATGTATAGAAAGGATATAATGTATTTACTGAAAAATGTAGATATAGGTAGCGGAGAGTTTACACGTAGTTTTCTAACATTTGGCACTATCATTGAGGCTATGTTTATGAAAAAGCCTGTGCTTAATTACCGTGTTGATGAGCTGTACACTCAAGAGTATGACGAATTATACCCTACATATGCCGTAAAAGAACCAGAAGAAATAGAAGTAGCTCTGTCTGATGCTTATAGTAACCCTCAAAAGCTGAAAGCTATGGGGCTTGAATGTTATGAGTGGGTAAGAAAATATTTCATTGCAAAACCTATTGAAGAGCTAATAAAAGCTATAGAGCGTTAG
- a CDS encoding polysaccharide biosynthesis/export family protein → MRIKSMYRFFLILFVGVGLLLTSCNTAKKVPYFHDISDSANTVRRVPHGSFAEPRIAPNDILQVHIQTIDPKTHNVFSQTSTTETVGLQQTTGYLVDKEGYIELPVVGRLQVEGLTTTEAKKVIREKAGRYYKEPVVNVRFSNFYVTLLGEVANPGRYIVTNEKVSVIDALGMAGDMTVYGRRDNIMLIREENGEKVFVRYNMNDTEFLNSPYFYLNSGDVLYIEPNKAKSRTATTDVSKDRYFTLGASVLSLAVSIILITR, encoded by the coding sequence ATGCGTATTAAGTCAATGTATAGATTTTTTTTAATCCTGTTTGTAGGAGTGGGATTATTACTAACTAGCTGTAATACGGCTAAGAAGGTTCCATATTTTCACGATATATCAGACTCTGCAAATACTGTTAGAAGAGTTCCACATGGTAGCTTTGCAGAACCTAGAATAGCGCCAAATGATATATTACAGGTTCATATTCAGACCATTGATCCTAAGACTCACAATGTTTTTAGCCAAACTTCAACAACAGAAACTGTTGGCTTGCAGCAAACTACAGGTTATCTGGTAGATAAAGAGGGTTATATAGAACTACCTGTTGTGGGTAGACTACAGGTTGAGGGGTTGACAACAACAGAGGCTAAGAAGGTAATTAGAGAAAAGGCTGGTAGATATTATAAGGAGCCTGTAGTAAATGTGCGTTTTTCTAATTTCTATGTGACACTTTTAGGTGAAGTGGCTAATCCTGGTAGATATATAGTTACCAATGAAAAAGTAAGTGTAATTGATGCATTAGGAATGGCGGGTGATATGACAGTATATGGTAGAAGGGATAATATAATGCTTATAAGAGAAGAAAATGGTGAAAAAGTATTTGTAAGATATAATATGAATGATACTGAATTCCTTAATTCACCGTATTTCTATTTGAATTCAGGAGATGTATTATATATAGAACCCAATAAGGCTAAGTCCCGTACTGCCACCACAGATGTATCAAAAGATCGTTACTTCACTTTAGGAGCATCTGTATTATCATTAGCCGTTTCAATCATCCTAATTACTAGATAA
- the hisH gene encoding imidazole glycerol phosphate synthase subunit HisH — translation MITIVDYGMGNLGSVHNMFKYIKVESQISSDLEVISKAEKILLPGVGAFDAAMKKIDEAGFAEVLNKKAQEDKVPILGICLGMQLLTKSSEEGKLPGFGWIPASTTRFKFEDKKLKVPHMGWNLVKEVQPHRLISDLPEEPRFYFVHSYHVNVENDKYSLMRTNYGYEFDSVITNGENIFGAQFHPEKSHKFGMKLFENFASL, via the coding sequence ATGATTACAATAGTTGATTACGGAATGGGGAATTTGGGTTCTGTACACAATATGTTTAAATACATAAAAGTAGAGAGTCAGATTTCAAGTGACCTTGAGGTGATTAGTAAAGCTGAAAAAATACTCTTGCCAGGAGTAGGAGCATTTGATGCCGCTATGAAGAAAATAGACGAAGCAGGTTTTGCAGAGGTGCTAAATAAAAAAGCGCAAGAAGATAAAGTGCCCATATTAGGTATATGCCTTGGCATGCAGTTATTAACCAAAAGTAGTGAGGAAGGTAAACTACCAGGGTTTGGTTGGATTCCAGCAAGTACAACGAGGTTTAAGTTTGAAGACAAAAAACTAAAGGTGCCACATATGGGTTGGAACTTAGTAAAGGAAGTGCAACCTCATCGATTAATTAGTGACTTGCCAGAAGAACCAAGATTCTACTTTGTACACTCCTATCATGTGAATGTAGAGAATGATAAATATTCACTGATGCGTACTAACTATGGTTATGAGTTTGATTCCGTAATAACTAACGGAGAAAATATATTTGGCGCTCAATTTCATCCTGAGAAAAGCCACAAGTTCGGTATGAAACTATTTGAAAACTTTGCAAGCTTGTAA
- a CDS encoding DapH/DapD/GlmU-related protein: MYSIDDLLKCIGVPCEVIGNKKLTFKGVEPIFEATDNSLSWIRAGNKNIHELVRLSKASYIICEEGYVPEEEVLEHKCIVKTSRPDIGFLRLVKNLYSRASGEVIIHPTAIIHPDAVLGKNVSIGPFSIIGNCTIGDNSIIESNVVIKDRVEMGANILISEFCNIGGQGFGHIFNEQNRYENMPHIGKVVIEDNVDIFPYCNIDRATLSETRIGSGTKIDHYCHISHNTTTGSNTMITAKVVMCGGSKVGNNVFIGVGSLIRDSVKVGDNTMIGIGSVVTKDVPNGETWVGAPAVPIEEHKALRAKMKNIIS, translated from the coding sequence ATGTATAGTATTGATGATTTATTAAAGTGTATTGGTGTTCCTTGTGAGGTGATAGGCAATAAGAAACTCACCTTCAAAGGGGTAGAGCCCATCTTTGAAGCTACAGACAACTCTTTGTCTTGGATAAGAGCTGGCAATAAGAATATACATGAGTTAGTAAGACTTTCTAAAGCCTCATATATAATATGTGAAGAGGGTTATGTGCCAGAAGAGGAGGTGTTAGAGCATAAGTGTATCGTAAAAACATCACGACCTGATATCGGCTTTCTTAGGTTGGTGAAAAACCTATACTCTAGAGCTAGTGGGGAAGTAATAATACATCCGACAGCTATAATACACCCTGATGCCGTACTTGGAAAAAATGTAAGTATAGGTCCTTTCTCAATAATCGGAAACTGTACAATAGGAGATAATAGCATTATTGAGTCGAACGTTGTCATAAAGGATAGAGTAGAGATGGGGGCTAATATATTAATAAGTGAATTTTGCAATATTGGAGGACAGGGTTTTGGACACATATTCAACGAGCAAAACAGATATGAGAATATGCCACATATAGGGAAGGTGGTTATTGAAGACAATGTAGATATTTTCCCGTATTGCAATATAGATAGAGCAACACTATCTGAAACTAGAATTGGTAGTGGAACAAAAATTGACCACTACTGTCATATTAGCCATAATACCACTACTGGTAGTAATACAATGATAACTGCTAAGGTAGTAATGTGTGGTGGAAGTAAAGTTGGTAATAATGTATTTATTGGCGTGGGTAGCCTAATAAGAGATAGTGTGAAAGTAGGTGATAATACCATGATAGGAATAGGCTCTGTAGTGACAAAAGATGTACCTAATGGGGAAACATGGGTAGGGGCACCGGCGGTACCTATAGAGGAGCATAAAGCATTGAGGGCTAAAATGAAAAATATCATTTCTTAA
- a CDS encoding N-acetyl sugar amidotransferase, with protein MSKELTICSRCIYDERVPNIVFDDKGVCNYCLMMDTLQEEYKTGTEEGIAAFNEILEQIKKEGKGKKYDCVIGVSGGTDSSFMLHMAVKEWGLRPLAVHYDNTWNTAIATENIRKVLGKLNVDLYTHVVDNKESDDIFKSFLKAGVPELDGPTDIALAEVLYRGAKKYGVKYILEGHSYKSEGVSPLGIMYVDGKYISYIHKLFGKIKMKTFPNMPLMSFLKWIILFRIKKVRPLWYIPYSKEEARAILEKEYGWEYYGGHHLENRMTAFHHSVYHPQRFNLDQRNNSLSAAVRSGVMKREDALAEYATPPKVEPELVAYFKKRLGLTDEEYDALMKAPKKFFWDYKTYKKTFEKMRPIFFTLYKSHLVPKSFYLKYCFPLDMEKLKAQQKEA; from the coding sequence TGATGGACACTTTGCAGGAAGAGTATAAGACAGGTACGGAAGAGGGCATAGCTGCTTTTAATGAAATATTGGAGCAGATAAAGAAAGAAGGGAAGGGTAAGAAGTATGATTGTGTTATTGGTGTGAGTGGAGGAACTGATTCATCTTTTATGTTGCACATGGCAGTAAAAGAATGGGGATTAAGACCACTGGCGGTACACTACGATAATACATGGAATACAGCTATTGCTACTGAAAATATAAGAAAAGTATTAGGCAAACTCAATGTAGATCTATATACGCATGTAGTAGACAATAAAGAGTCTGACGACATTTTTAAGTCATTCTTAAAGGCAGGTGTGCCTGAGCTTGATGGCCCTACTGATATAGCATTGGCAGAAGTATTGTACAGAGGTGCAAAAAAGTATGGTGTAAAATATATACTGGAAGGGCACTCTTACAAGTCAGAAGGGGTGTCGCCACTAGGTATTATGTACGTAGATGGTAAGTATATCTCCTACATACATAAGCTGTTTGGGAAAATAAAGATGAAGACTTTCCCTAACATGCCATTAATGTCTTTCCTGAAATGGATAATACTATTTAGAATAAAGAAAGTCAGACCGCTTTGGTATATACCATATTCTAAAGAAGAGGCAAGAGCAATACTTGAAAAAGAGTATGGATGGGAGTATTATGGTGGTCACCATTTAGAAAACAGAATGACTGCTTTCCATCATAGTGTATACCATCCGCAGCGCTTTAATTTAGATCAGAGAAATAATAGCTTGTCTGCGGCAGTAAGATCCGGAGTGATGAAGAGAGAGGACGCACTTGCAGAATATGCTACACCTCCAAAAGTAGAACCAGAGTTGGTAGCTTATTTTAAAAAGAGGTTAGGGCTTACTGATGAGGAGTACGATGCATTAATGAAAGCACCTAAGAAGTTCTTCTGGGATTATAAGACCTATAAGAAGACCTTTGAGAAGATGAGACCTATATTTTTTACATTATATAAATCTCATTTAGTACCCAAAAGCTTTTATTTGAAATATTGTTTCCCTCTTGATATGGAAAAGTTAAAGGCACAACAAAAAGAAGCATGA
- a CDS encoding AglZ/HisF2 family acetamidino modification protein, with the protein MLRTRVIPCLQLIDDNLVKTVKFDNHSYIGDPINTVRIFNELEVDELCFLDIRASAQGRTPNLEVLHQIANECFMPLSYGGGVKDFETAQKILSIGFEKIVINTAAYNNPQLITKVAEHFGNQAVVGSIDVKKNMWGKYQVYINDGKEKIKKDPIEWAEELEQLGVGELLVTSMDKDGTWSGYDHSIILKINEAVNVPVIANGGAGSVNDIEVVVKECNVSAVALGSMVVYQKKGMGVLVNFPDKKTLEKILN; encoded by the coding sequence ATGTTAAGAACTAGAGTAATACCATGTTTACAATTAATTGATGATAATCTAGTCAAAACTGTAAAGTTTGATAACCACTCTTACATAGGAGATCCAATTAATACTGTACGAATATTCAATGAGTTGGAAGTTGACGAGTTATGCTTTCTGGATATAAGAGCATCTGCACAGGGGCGTACCCCTAATTTAGAAGTGTTGCATCAAATAGCTAACGAGTGCTTTATGCCTTTGTCTTACGGTGGAGGTGTTAAAGATTTTGAGACGGCACAAAAGATATTATCAATTGGTTTTGAGAAGATAGTAATAAATACTGCAGCATATAATAACCCTCAATTGATTACCAAAGTAGCAGAACACTTTGGCAACCAAGCTGTAGTGGGGTCTATAGATGTGAAAAAGAATATGTGGGGCAAATACCAAGTTTATATTAATGACGGTAAAGAAAAAATAAAAAAAGACCCAATAGAATGGGCTGAAGAGTTAGAGCAATTAGGAGTTGGAGAGTTGTTGGTTACATCTATGGATAAGGATGGGACATGGTCAGGTTATGATCATTCCATTATCTTAAAGATCAATGAAGCAGTAAACGTACCTGTAATAGCTAACGGAGGTGCTGGTAGCGTTAATGATATTGAAGTGGTGGTAAAGGAATGTAATGTTTCTGCAGTTGCTTTAGGGAGTATGGTGGTTTACCAAAAGAAGGGTATGGGTGTATTGGTAAATTTCCCAGATAAAAAAACATTAGAAAAAATACTGAATTAA
- a CDS encoding polysaccharide biosynthesis tyrosine autokinase, translating into MQDNLEPVFAEESNSNSSTLNIDKILSKVFAYWPIFAIGVVVSLVIANVYLRYTTPVYSIHAEMLVKNEKRGAADGNNILLEEMGFSSGIGRIENEMELLQSRTLMKGVVRKLNLNIQYFAPGRVKTTEIYNKNVPITPDLLFNIDSLNTSYTYILNREDSNKLVIKEKKDNGRVWEVKYGEFVELPVGNIIFYKNDLVPKEFRTVPEYTMNIGPIEPMAMALSSSVLVENTIRRGSVIRLSTLDIIPQRGEDILNTLIEVYQQDNKDDRNRTVDSTMSFIVSRLQSVQNELEGVEKKIEDFKKDNELTDLSEQSKLLMENASDYSKQITQQEVQLKVVESLQSYLKDKSNDSRDVPASTLIQDNNLTSIIESYNSLQAERERLLLTNTENSPYIVNVDNQLKKLRSDMANSLASVKRSIEVTIKELKTRAGDLEAKVRKLPSTERLSLEFARQQNIKQELYLFLLKKREEAAISKSATIENARVIDPAINSGGPVSPNKKRINLMAFVIGLAIPGLLVFIKEFFNLRVVSKDDIQKLTNMQIVGEIGHSDKGDNIVIDKKSRSVVSEQFRALRTNLQFIFGDTGNKVAMVTSSMSGEGKSFIAINLAASLAISGKKVVLLELDLRKPKISKHLGVDNSVGFSNYAIGQASLSDIIKPVQAAENLFVLPSGPIPPNPAELIMLKRTKEMFDQIRQDYDYIVIDTAPIGLVTDAQLLSAYTDTVMYLCRQGYTYKQQLRSANDLYVSNKMPRMNLIVNDVNAKRSSYGYGYGYGYGYGYGYGSYGDGGGYYEDEQPSKRFNLFKRKNKGKN; encoded by the coding sequence ATGCAAGATAATCTTGAGCCAGTTTTTGCTGAAGAATCTAACTCAAATAGCTCAACTCTTAATATTGATAAGATATTAAGTAAAGTATTTGCTTATTGGCCAATTTTTGCCATAGGTGTAGTGGTCTCTTTAGTTATTGCTAATGTGTATCTGCGTTATACAACTCCGGTTTATAGTATACATGCAGAGATGCTAGTAAAAAATGAAAAACGAGGTGCAGCTGATGGTAACAATATTTTGCTGGAAGAAATGGGTTTCAGTAGTGGCATAGGTAGAATAGAGAATGAGATGGAGCTCTTGCAAAGTCGTACATTGATGAAAGGGGTAGTTAGAAAACTAAACTTGAACATCCAATACTTTGCACCAGGTAGAGTGAAAACTACAGAGATATATAATAAGAATGTTCCAATTACTCCGGACTTATTATTCAATATCGACTCATTAAATACATCTTACACCTATATTTTAAATCGAGAGGATAGTAATAAGTTAGTTATTAAAGAGAAAAAGGATAATGGAAGAGTATGGGAAGTAAAGTATGGAGAATTTGTAGAACTGCCAGTTGGTAATATTATTTTTTATAAAAATGATCTAGTACCAAAAGAGTTTAGAACTGTTCCTGAATATACGATGAACATAGGCCCAATAGAACCAATGGCAATGGCATTATCTAGTTCAGTGTTGGTAGAAAATACAATAAGAAGAGGATCGGTTATTAGACTTTCGACACTTGACATTATACCTCAAAGAGGTGAGGATATATTAAACACCTTAATAGAAGTATACCAACAAGACAATAAAGATGATAGGAATAGGACTGTAGATAGTACTATGAGCTTCATTGTCTCAAGGTTGCAAAGTGTACAGAATGAACTAGAAGGTGTTGAGAAGAAAATAGAGGACTTTAAAAAAGATAATGAGTTAACAGATTTGAGTGAGCAGTCAAAATTACTCATGGAAAATGCCAGTGACTATTCTAAACAGATTACACAGCAAGAAGTGCAGCTTAAAGTAGTTGAATCGTTACAAAGTTATTTGAAAGATAAAAGTAATGACAGTAGAGACGTGCCCGCTAGTACTCTAATACAAGATAATAATCTAACAAGTATTATAGAAAGTTACAATTCACTACAAGCAGAAAGAGAGAGGTTGTTGTTGACAAATACTGAAAATAGCCCATACATAGTCAATGTTGATAATCAGTTGAAGAAACTACGTAGTGACATGGCTAACTCCCTAGCGTCAGTTAAGAGAAGTATTGAAGTGACAATTAAAGAGTTAAAGACACGTGCTGGTGATCTAGAGGCAAAAGTTAGAAAGCTACCTTCAACAGAAAGGTTGTCGCTTGAGTTTGCAAGACAACAAAATATCAAACAAGAACTGTATCTGTTCTTGTTAAAGAAAAGAGAAGAAGCAGCAATATCAAAATCTGCTACTATTGAAAATGCAAGAGTAATTGATCCAGCCATCAATTCTGGAGGACCAGTGTCCCCTAATAAAAAGAGAATTAATTTGATGGCTTTTGTGATTGGCTTGGCCATACCTGGTTTGCTCGTTTTTATTAAGGAGTTCTTCAACTTGAGGGTAGTATCAAAAGATGATATTCAAAAATTAACCAACATGCAAATAGTTGGTGAGATAGGACATAGTGACAAGGGTGATAATATAGTAATAGATAAGAAAAGCAGAAGTGTTGTATCAGAGCAGTTTAGAGCATTACGTACCAATCTGCAATTTATATTTGGAGATACAGGTAACAAAGTAGCAATGGTAACTTCTAGTATGAGTGGTGAGGGTAAATCCTTTATTGCGATTAACCTGGCAGCATCGTTAGCTATATCTGGTAAGAAGGTAGTGTTATTAGAACTTGACTTACGTAAGCCAAAGATATCCAAGCACCTTGGAGTAGATAATAGTGTAGGGTTCTCTAATTATGCAATTGGACAAGCCAGCTTGAGTGATATTATTAAACCTGTTCAGGCAGCAGAAAATTTATTTGTTCTCCCTTCAGGCCCTATCCCTCCAAATCCAGCAGAGTTGATAATGTTGAAGAGGACCAAAGAGATGTTTGACCAAATAAGACAGGATTATGATTATATAGTAATTGATACTGCTCCGATTGGTCTTGTTACAGATGCGCAACTATTAAGCGCTTATACTGATACTGTTATGTATTTATGCCGTCAAGGGTATACTTATAAACAACAGTTAAGGTCAGCAAATGATTTATATGTTAGCAATAAGATGCCTAGAATGAATCTTATTGTCAATGATGTAAATGCCAAACGTAGCAGTTATGGTTACGGATATGGTTATGGATATGGTTACGGATATGGCTACGGTTCATATGGAGATGGAGGAGGATATTATGAAGACGAACAGCCTTCAAAACGTTTTAATCTATTTAAAAGAAAGAATAAGGGTAAAAACTAA